The sequence ATCATGTCCGAGGGGATTCTCGAACTGGCCCGTGCTCTCGAAGACGTGGGCGANNNNNNNNNNNNNNNNNNNNNNNNNNNNNNNNNNNNNNNNNNNNNNNNNNNNNNNNNNNNNNNNNNNNNNNNNNNNNNNNNNNNNNNNNNNNNNNNNNNNTTCCAATACCGCGAAACCTGGCTCAAGCGCAAGACCCCCTGGGGCAAAACCTACTTCTGGACCTCCATCAAACGCCCTGCGGCCGTTCCGGTCGAGGGTTCCGACTTCTGGGCCATGGAGGAAAACTACATCTCCGTCACCCCCGTTCCTCTCATCCAGAGCGACCGCCGCGACATGCGCGACCTCTCCCGCCTCAAACTGACCTTCGACGGCAAACTCATGAAATGATCCTCTGAAAGAAGACCGGGCCTGGAAAATCTCCGGGCCCGGTCTTCTTTTTATACGGGATGATTTATTCGGGGGCTTCGAGGTAGGTGTAGCCGTAGAGGCCGGAGCGGTAGATGGCCAGGAACTCCTTGCCTTCCTTCACGGTGATCTTGCCCTCCTTGACGGAAGCGCTGACCCAGCTTTCCATCGTGCGGACAAGCTTCTTGGGCACGAACTGGACGTAGTCGAGAACGTCGGCGACGAGCTCGCCGTCGATGACCTTTTCGATCTCGTAGCCGCCGTCGGGGTTGATGACGACGTGGGCGACGTTCGTGTCGCCGAACAGGTTGTGCAGGTCGCCGAGAATCTCCTGGTAGGCGCCGATCATGAAGACGCCGAGATAGTAGGGGTGGCCTTCCTTGATCTGGTGGACCGGCAGGGTGGAGGAGAAGGTGCGGGTGCCGATGAAATGGTCGATCTTGCCGTCAGAGTCGCAGGTGATGTCCTGCAGGGTGGCTTCCTTGGTAGGCTTTTCGTTCAATCGCTGGATCGGCATGATCGGGAACAGTTGATCGATAGCCCAGGCATCCGGCAGCGACTGGAACAGCGAGAAGTTGCAGAAATACTTGTCGGCCAGCATCTTCGGCAGCGGCTTCAGTTCGTCGGGGAGGTGCTTGAGGTCTTTCGACAGCTCCATGACCTCGTAGGCGATGGACCAGTAGAGCCGCTCGACGAGGGCGCGCGTGCGCAGGTCGACCATGCCGAGGCTGAACAGGTCGAGGGCTTCTTCCCGGAGCTGCTGGGCGTCGTGCCACGCCTCGTGCATGTTGCGCTGGTTCAGGTGCTTGTACAGCTCGTGGAGTTCGCGCACGAGCTCGTGGTCCTTCGCGGTGATCTTGTGCGTGTTGCCCTCGAAGGTCGGCGGGCTGCTCGTCTCGAGGACGTTGAACACCAGCACCGAGTGATACGCCGTCAGGGCCCGGCCGGATTCGGTGATCAGCGAAGGGTGGGGGAGGCCGTTCTTGTCGGCGGCGTCCTGCAGAAGGGAAACGGCGTCGTTCGCGTATTCCTGGAGCGCGTAGTTGACGCTGCTGGAGATCGTCGTGTGCGAGCCGTCGTAGTCGACCCCGAGGCCGCCGCCGATGTCGACGAACTCGATATTGCACCCGAGCTTGCGCATCTGGACGTAGAACTGCGCGACCTCGCGGAGGCCTGCCTTGATCTTGCGGATGTTGGTGATCTGGCTGCCGAGGTGGAAATGCAGGAGCTTTGCGCAGTCGAGAAGTTCGGCTTCGGTCAGCAGGGCCAGGGCATCGAGCAGGTCGCTGGGGTAGAGGCCGAACTTGCTCTGGTCGCCGCCCGACTCTTCCCATTTGCCCGAGCCGCTTGAGGAAAGCTTGATCCGGAGGCCGATGTTCGGCTTCAGCTTGAGACGCTTGGCGACGCTGATGATCAGCCTGAGCTCGTTCAGCTTCTCGACGACGATGAAGACCTGCTTGCCCATCTTCTGCGCCAGGAGGGCGAGTTCGATGAAATCCTCGTCCTTGTACCCGTTGCAGACGATCAGCGCGTCCGGGTTGTCCATGATCGCGAGGACGGCGTGGAGTTCGGGCTTCGAGCCCGCCTCGAGGCCGATGCGGAACTTGCGGCCGTGGCGGACGATCTCTTCGACCACCGGTCGCATCTGGTTCACCTTGATAGGGTAAACGGTATAATACTGGCCTTTATAATCATACTCGTTCGCGGCGCGCGAGAAGCAGTTCGAGATGTTCTCGATGCGGTCGTCGAGGATGTCCGGGAAGCGGAGCAGCACCGGCATCGCGACGTCGCGCAGGGACAGTTCGTCGATCACTTCCTTCAGGTCGATCGACGGCCCCTTTTTCTGGCGGGGCGTGACGACGACGTGTCCTTTCGAGTTGATACTGAAATAATTGATCCCCCACCCGTTGATGTTATACAGTTCTGCCGAGTCTTCCGGACGCCATTTGCGCATGGTCTGCCACCTCGTTCGGGAATGGGCCGGCGGACGGATGCCGCCGATTACAGCATGGTATGCGGAAACGGCATCCGCCGCAACGATTTTCGTGAAAAAAACAAAATTCAGGGAGCCCGGAGCGAAGGGGTCGACCGGCAGAATATTGAGTCCTGCATATCAAAAACCAGCTTCGAGTCTCCGTTCGT is a genomic window of Candidatus Ozemobacteraceae bacterium containing:
- the speA gene encoding biosynthetic arginine decarboxylase — encoded protein: MRKWRPEDSAELYNINGWGINYFSINSKGHVVVTPRQKKGPSIDLKEVIDELSLRDVAMPVLLRFPDILDDRIENISNCFSRAANEYDYKGQYYTVYPIKVNQMRPVVEEIVRHGRKFRIGLEAGSKPELHAVLAIMDNPDALIVCNGYKDEDFIELALLAQKMGKQVFIVVEKLNELRLIISVAKRLKLKPNIGLRIKLSSSGSGKWEESGGDQSKFGLYPSDLLDALALLTEAELLDCAKLLHFHLGSQITNIRKIKAGLREVAQFYVQMRKLGCNIEFVDIGGGLGVDYDGSHTTISSSVNYALQEYANDAVSLLQDAADKNGLPHPSLITESGRALTAYHSVLVFNVLETSSPPTFEGNTHKITAKDHELVRELHELYKHLNQRNMHEAWHDAQQLREEALDLFSLGMVDLRTRALVERLYWSIAYEVMELSKDLKHLPDELKPLPKMLADKYFCNFSLFQSLPDAWAIDQLFPIMPIQRLNEKPTKEATLQDITCDSDGKIDHFIGTRTFSSTLPVHQIKEGHPYYLGVFMIGAYQEILGDLHNLFGDTNVAHVVINPDGGYEIEKVIDGELVADVLDYVQFVPKKLVRTMESWVSASVKEGKITVKEGKEFLAIYRSGLYGYTYLEAPE